A region of the Lycium barbarum isolate Lr01 chromosome 1, ASM1917538v2, whole genome shotgun sequence genome:
CTATTTCCAACAAGCGACTGGACCCATGGCATTACAACTCTTGATGATTAATTGTTCAATGAAAATTCTGTTGTGTTTCTCCAACACGGGCTAAGGCAGATTCAatcttttccaattttttttttttttttaaccattaaTTTTTCTAGCTGAATGGAGAAACCTCGGAGAAATGGATCGGTCAAGGATTAAAACATAAAGGTTGATCAATTTtgcatgaatatgaatgtgaaatgAAAGAAATACAAAAAGAGATAAAATTGAACTTTACGTTAAGCAGTATTGTCAATTGTCATGATATTATTTTCATTAACATTCAATTCAATAACGTTTTGGTTGTTCATATTCTATTCTCAGAAGTTGTAGCTTATAACCTAATAGTAGAAACTTGCTTAAAAATACTAGTTAGTATATAAATAAAAACCGAAAAAGGAGGTGAGATAAAAAAGAAATATGGCAATTCTTATAGTTTCCTATGACTATTTTGGGTACAAAACGTAAGCTCCAAATTAAATTCAGGGAAAAATGGTCCATAATATTCCTTTACTACGTGAAATATAATAATTCTATCCATATTATACTTTGAGTCATTCATACATATGTCCTTCAAGATGTCTCATATTTGTCCCTGACCTTAGCGGAGCTAGCCCCAACTTGAAGTATATATAATAATCAAGGGGTAATTTTGAACTATATAGTCAAAAGTACATAGATAAACTTGGACCCTTACTCCAAATTATTTTGACAAGTGGCATCTGTGCAGTTTAAGCTCGAGCTATGTTAAATTCAAGGGAAAATACAAGACCATATTCTAACGATAGGAACATGAATGAGTACTCGAATTATAACGAgagataaaattaaaatattttgtaTGATTGGTTTTGTTGTCGAACTTATAATATTTTATGAAATAATTACCGGTCAAAAATAGCTTTTACTTTTGTAAGTGGAGCTGTGTTAAATTTGGACATTTTCCCTTAATTTCAATTGTCcacaattcaagcttccacataCTAGTGAACCACCCTCCTCTAATTACCACCAACCAATTTTCTTGGGAAGTACTTTAACTAAATCAAAGGGGACGAAGAAAACTTTTTTAGGAATTCTTCATTCTAATATCTAAACATTTTCTGAGGGTTTGCCATGTCTAAAGAAGAGAAGAAAATTGAAGTAATCAATGCAGTTTACAAAGTTCGTCTCCACTGCCCAAAATGTGCACATGATATTAGAAAACCACTCTTGAGAACTCAAGGTAATCAATATCTTGACCTTTGTTTTTTCTGATTTGATTGCGTGAATAATCTTAATTGTTTCCTAGCTTTTCATGTCAATTTGTTGAATTGTATGGCAATCTCATTTGAAAGTTAAACAGTAATAAATAGTACACTTTTATTTACTAGTGATTTTTTATATACTCATCGCATAATTTTTTACTTCCTGATTCTTTTTCATGAACCTAGTACATAGAATTCTTTTATTAGAGGATAGCGGGATGAAATTTGAACACCAGAACATTTTTCTGCTTAAAATTGTGTGATCATCACATGTAAATCTTTAAGTTCTCTCAGAGAAGTGCATTTTATTTACTTGTATTTTCCACAAATTATTAAAGTAAAATAAGGACTGAGTTTATATAGGATAGAGCTATTTCTGGACTGTTTTCTGCTCCTGATAAAGTTGTAATATTGTTGCCAAAACATTAATAAAGTATTCCAGTTACAATATATGATAAAATATAATCTGATGtaacattatttatttatttattattccgATGTAAAAAAGTATCTATTTATATTTGAAAACAATACAActtaaaattttcaattttacccttaaCGGCATTACTTTTAAAGCTACATAAATGCAGGGGTGGCTCGACTATAAGGCTAATAAAGCAATCGCTTCGGGGCCCAATTTTTTTGGGTCCCATTTTTTCCTTAAagaattattttatatataaactTTGCCTCAACCGAAAGAAGTTTTTGAAAATTAAAACTGATAGAATTTTATCTAAGATCAACAACGTCTCAAGAAAGATTGAATGTGTTAGttatattatcaattgaaaaggTATTGTTAAAACAAATCAATTATAAAACAGTAATTAATAACATCACATCTAAAAAAGCTAGAAAgtagactttaaataaaaatatatatgacgatcttttctttaaaaaaattaggGTCTCTATTTGAAGTTAGACTTTAAGCCCCTAATGTTGTTGAGACGGCCCTACATAGTTGTCATGAAAAAATTAAGACAAAAGTTCCGAAAACCTTCATATTTTTCTTATTATTCGTGCCGATAATGCCATATAAATAGGAAGGGATAGAGTATTTTATAGTACTCCatccgtttacttttacttgtccagtatttcaaaaattagattttcacttttacttgtcacatttagcatatcaagacaaaataatttattttttccttttttacccataatattaaatactcacttcaaatcattttttaaatccaataaaaatatgcaccaattaatatgggtacattgttaaattatgcacttcatttattatttcttaaggggtgtgcatagtcaaaagtggacaagtaaaagtgaacggaaggaGTGTAAAATGAAATTGCGGTCGAGTAGGTCTTTGTCCTGTTTTTTATTTACGTATTATTTTCATCAGCCACCATTGGTTTAATCTGATATGAAGAGCACGATGTAACATGGGTCAGGAGTTCATACTGTGGATGTGAAATTTGAGAAAGATGAAGTTACAGTAAAGGGTGCTATTGACGCAAAGAAAATTCACCAACGTTTAGAGAAATGGAGTAAAAAGAAAGTTGAGATAGTATCCCAGGCGAAGGTTAAAGAAGTTGAGGAAGTGAAAAAGGTAAGCATGACTATAACTTTTAGGATTAAATATATTAAACACCCCTGTACTATAACTTGGTTATGGTAGACCCCCTAATTTTAAAAATCAAACACTTAAACTCCTATATTATAAAAATCATACACTTACACCTCTATGATGTTATCCCTTCTCTAAAAGTATTTAAACCCTTTATATAATGGAAATCCTACATAAATGAAACTTCATCTAACTAAGTGTATTTAAGATAGTTTTGAAgcaaaagaataaataaataaataaataataaataaataaaagagagaaatttctatattttaaatattataattaaataaaattataaataactTACATAGTTAAAGTGCAATAAATTTATTACTAATAGTTGGTATATCTTATTAAATAATTTGTGTCCATTTTCTTATTTATGAGTTTCAATCGATAAATGTTCCAAGAAACAAATTTTAACAAATTTTTAAAATCAAAGGCATGAAAAACAATTGTTAAATTTTTTAACTTCGTTTTAAAATAAGAAACTCCGAAAAATGTCCTATTTATAATTTTAGTTTGTCTTTTAATAATTATATATTTTGGTAagtgtttgattttaaaataATAGAAGCTCCGTAACTGAGTCATAGTACAGGGGTGTTTAGTGTAGTTAGCCCTAATTTTCacatttttaatatattttaacATGTTATAGTAAATAACTTGTGCCATTGCGAGTATATAATCTCACTTTTATGAACAGTAGCCTATAATTTTCTTTTAAATGGTCTTGTAGTACAAAAATTCTTTTACACTATCAATCTATAAAATTTAAACTGAATGGATCCATTCTCTTCCATTAATGCAATTTAACatgacaatatttttttttttatactatcaATTCATTTCATATTAGTAATCCTAGTTTTTCCATATAAGTGCTCCAAGTTTTTTTCAGAGAATTATATGTAGTAATATTTTGAGTGACTTAATAATGTGAAAGGATAAAAAGTTTTTTTCAGAGAATTATATGTAGTAATATTTTGAGTGACTTAATAATATAAAAATCCTTTCACATTATAGTGTGTCAAAAGTTCCCTTTGATAAATGAAATAGTTCGGATGATTATATATATTGTGCAATTGGAAGAGGTGTTTGTCCAATAGATTTTGTTtaaaaaatttgagataatataTTACTGTATTTCAATAAGTGTTTGTTTATCAAACTAATTCATTACTTCGTCTTCCAAATACAATTTTTAACTTTATTTTAAATACTATCGTTTTAATATCAACAAATTCTGGATGTCcatgatagattatgtaaatattaattagaatattctgtagtctactattttaggttagtatattttgtatattgtgtaatctcctattttaggttagaatatttttgtatataaatcaattcaagtaatgaaaggattcagggaaaatatttcctacatggtatcagctTAGGgcttctttcttcttcctccttccgcTACGCCCTAATCCCTATTTTTTCCTCCCTTAAGCCGTCGCCCTCTTCTCCTCTTTTTCCCATGGCCGACGCACCTACCACCCCGGCTAAGCCCACTTCCACCCAGCCCTCGCGGtctccaatatcaagaatcacatctctgTTACTCTTGAGATGGAAAACTCACAATACGGTACATGGGCAGAGCTTTTCAAAATTCATCCTCGTTCTCACAAGGTCCTTCATCACATCATTCCTCCACCCAAAGGTAAGGAGAAGCCGGCTCCCAAAACTGATGAGGAAGTTGAATTATGGACCACCATTGACGCCATCGTGCTTCAATGGATTTATTCGACAATTTCGAATGATCTGTTAAACACTATCATCGAACCAAACGCTACTGCCATGGACGCTTGGGATCGCTTGCATGATATCTTCCAAGCTCATCAAACTTCTCGTGCGGTGACTCTCGAACAAGAATTCACGACGACTCGTATGGAGGATTTTCCCAATGCCTCCGCCTATTGTCAATGTCTCAAGAGCCTTGCCGATCAACTGAAAAACGTCGGGGCTCCCGTGACGAATAGCCGCCTTGTCCTTCAACTGGTCTCGGGTCTCACTGAAGCGTACAAAGGGGTTGGGACACAAATTCGCCATGCAAAGCCGCTCCCCCCATTCACTGAGGCTCGGTCTTCCCTTGTTTTGGGAGAACGTGAACTGGCGGCTATGGTGTCTCATGGGTGTGGTTCGGCTATGGTGGCCTCGGTCGACGACGCGCCACTACCCTCGGACAACACAAGCTCACGCCGAGGGAAATCAAAAAATTCCCGCGGCCAAAATTCTAGAACTGGCCGTAAGGGTGGCTCGGGCCATGGCTCAGGCAGCGGCAAAATCACCGGTGGCCGCGGTAATTCTGCCCGAAGCAGTGGCGGTCACCAGCAGTGGACTGCCAGCAGTGGCGGTCAGCAGCAGTTTGGCCACCGGCAGTGGGTCCCCTAGCCCCGCTGGGCTGCTCCTCCCCCCTGCCCGTACCTGACAGCTTCTTGGGCTCATCCGCCGCCAGTCCCGCCACGGCAACAGGGTATTTTGGGCCCTCCTCCAGCTCAACAGCTCTACACGGCGGCAGTGGCCTCTCCCGGGTCGTATGTTCCAACCGACATTGAGTCCGCAATGCACACGATGACCTTGAACCCGCCCAAtcaaaattggtacatggacaccggggccacttctcatatgacatcctcggacggtaatctctcgtcttattttaatttgagcaatcaaaatACTGGTATTGTTATAGGAAATGGTCATTCGATTCCAATTCATGGTTGTGGTCATACTAGTTTGCATCCCCCAAACCCCCCTTTATCCTTACGGAATGTCTTACATGCTCCTCAACTCATTAAAAATTTAATCTCAGTACGGAAGTTTACTACTGATAATTATGTGTCTGTTGattttgatccatatgggttttctgtgaaggattttcagacggGGATGCCACTAATGCAGTGTGATAGTCAGGGAGATCTTTATCCGATTACCACCATCAAATATCCAACCACCACTCCATCAACCTTTGCGGCGTTGTCCTCTCCTTTTGGGCATGCTCGCTTGGGTCATCCGGGAAATTCTGTCTTAAATTGTCTTAGGGTTAATAAAGGCAATGAATGTAATAAATCTAGTCTttctagtatttgtcgttcttgTTTTCTTGGTAAATACATTAAGTTGCCGTTTGAttcttctatttccgaaactttgatgCGATTTGATATTaatcatagtgatttgtggacctctcccgtgttaagttcattgggtcatcgatattatgttctttttattgatgatttttcgaAGTTTCTATGGACTTTTCCTTTGGCTAAGAAATCCGATGTTTATCCGAAATTCTTAGCTTTAAAAACCCACATTCATACCCAATTTAAACGTCATATcaaaaatgtccaatgtgataatgggaggaaATATGATAAAGGTCAAttcgggaaattttgtgagtCTAATGGGATGTCATTTCGTCTTTCTTGGCCACATACGTCTtcacaaaatgggaaagccgaaagaaaaatccgTTCTATTTATAATATCACtcggactcttcttgctcatgcttcCCTCCCTCCTTCGTTCTGGCATCACGCCTTACAAATGACAATatatcttcttaatattttacaaagtaaattattaggtcacgtttctcctcttcaagtgctataccaaagaaagccatcttactctcattttcgggtttttgggtgtttatGCTATCCCCTCTTTCCTTCTCCGACTATCCACAAATTACAAGCCCGGTATACACCGTGTGTCTTTTTGGGGTATCCTACGAATCATCGAGGGTATAAGTGTTATGATTTATCGtcccataaaatcattatttctcgTCACGTGATTTTTGATGAGAATGTCTTCCTCTTTTCCAATTTACATTCTCCCACTTCTATTACTTATGAGTTTTTGGACGATGGCATTTCCCCATTATGGTTGCATCACTTGGCTTCTACTCCGGATAGTCGgctcagccccccccccccccaactgcTCCCGTGCCACAGCCGACTACCCCTACTACCGTGACCCAGCCCGCTGCCCTGTCCCCTCCCACCGTGACCCAGCCCGCTGCCCGGTCCCCTCCCACCGTGACCCAGCCCGCTGCCCAGTCCCCTCTCCCCGCTACTTTGGCCCAACAGCCCTCGGCTACATCTATCCCACCGTCACCCCAGCCTCCCCCTTCTACCAATCCGTCCCGAATGGTGACCTAGAGTCAGCatggtatttttaagccaaaacgcACGTTTAACTTGAATACCATGGTTACGAAATCCCCTCTCCCTCATAACCCTGTGACAGCCCTTCgcgacccgaattggaaaatggctatggatgataaatttgatgctcttattaaaaataagacgtgggagttggtgcccCGTCCACCTAATATGAATGTTAtccgttctatgtggattttcactcataaagaaaaatctaatggtgattttgagaggcttaaatcccgtcttgtaggtgatggtaagactcaacaggttggcattgattgtggtgagaccttCAGTCCAGTGGTCAAGCCGGCTACGATCCGTACCGTTCTCAGTATTTCACTATCAAAGAAGTGGCCTATTCATCAGCTAGATGTCAAGAATGCCTTCTTAcacggtgagctcaaggaaacagtgtatatgcatcaacctctTGGTTTCAGAGATCTCACTCATCCGGATTATGTATGTTTACTCcgtaagtccttatatgggcttaagcaGGCCCCGAGAGCATGGTACAAGCGTTTTGCAGATTATGTCTCttctcttggtttttcaaacaacagatctgacaattctttgttcatctacaAAAAGGGCTCCGATATGGCATACATGttactttatgttgatgatattatttttactgcttcctcagattctctccgatgctccattatggctctccttgcctcggaatttgctatgaaggatctgggtcctttgaattatttgcTTGGCATTCGTGTCACTCGACATAAGGATGGCATGTTTCTTTCGCAACGCATGTATGCCGAAGAAATCATTGATCGAGCTGGGATGTCTTCTTGTAAGGGTACTTCTACTCCGGTTGATACTAAACCGAAGGTGAGCGGCTCATCGGGTGCTCCTTATGATGACCCGAATCACTATCGCAGTCTCGCAGGTGACCTTCAGTATCTTAGTTTCACGAGGCTGGATATCTCTTGTGCTGTTCAACAGGTATGCTTACACATGCATGCACCGCGACAGGTTCATATGCATGCACTTAAGCGTATCATCCGTTACATTCAGGGTACACTTGACTATTGTTTGCATCTTTATCCGTCCTCAGTTACGGACCTTCTTTCCTACACTGATGCGGATTGGGGGGGCTGCCCTGACACACGTCGGTCAACGTTTGGTTATTGTGTCTTCCTTGGGGATAACTTGATATCGTGGTCTTCGAAACGCCAACCTACCCTCTCTCGTTCGAGTGCTGAGGCGGAGTATGGGGGttttgctaatgttgtctccgagTCCTGCTggcttcgcaatcttctgttggaattacattgtcctattcataaggctactatggtatattgtgacaatgtgagtgccatttatcTTTTGGGAAATCCGgtgcaacatcagcgcaccaaatACATTGAcatggacattcactttgttcgtgacAAGGTTGCGCGCGGATAagttcgtgtccttcatgttccatcccgctatcagattgccgatattttcaccaagggactaccacatgtcttatttgaagattttcgggacagtctcagcgttcgtaaacctcccgtttcgactacggggtgtgttagattatgtaaatattaattagaatattctgtagtctactattttaggttagcatattttgtatattgtgtaatatccaattttaggttagaatatttttgtatataaaccaattcaagtaatgaaaggATTCAGAGAAAATATTTTCTACAGTCTAAACGCTTTGATAGGAATTGATACTTTCATTGACTTATTTCTATTGGATCTCGAAGGAAACTATTAAGACAACGACATTGAAAGTTTACATGCATTGCAACAAGTGTGAACTTGACCTAAAGAAGAGGTTACTCAAACACAAAGGTAAAAATCTATATAGagttctttttgttttttaagcaaataatcaacTAGCTCAAGGATGTAGATCGTTCAACAAAACTGTCCAGagatatattttatttcaataaTCTCTATTTTCATATGCATTTTTGCAGGTATTCATAATGTGAAAACAGACTTCAAAGCTCAAACAATAACAGTTGAGAGTACAGTCCTTGAATCAGAAAAAGTTGTGACATATGTAAGAAAAAAATTTCGCAAACACGCAGAAATCGTAAAGAAGGAGGAGGAAAAGAAGGAAGTGATGAAAGAAAAAGTAACAATTGAAGTGAAAGACACAGAAAAAATTGTTGAATTTGAGGAAGTGAAGAAAGTAGAAGCAAAAACCGAGGGTGAAATTCCATATTTTGTTCACTATGTATATGCCCCTCAATGGTTCAGTGATGAAAATCCTAATGCTTGTTCTGTCATGTAGACACATAATGAATGACATGAACCTTTTGACATAGCTAGTTAATTCTTAACTTGATATGTATAAGACGCTAAAATAATGTCTATTTTCCTTCACTTTCTGTATAAATACTTGGTTCATTTCACAAGTCTTATTTTTGGTGTTGTGGTTAATCATCACAGAGCCATAAAAAATACTTATCCAATGATTTAAtggataattttttattttattgttgtgtttgatTGGTTACGTCGTATATTCATGATAAATTAAAACAAAAAGTTTTTGTTATTTTGATTAGGCAATTAAACAGCGGAGAATTACGCAAAAGTAAATATTAAAAGAAAGTATTTGTTAGTTTGATTAGGCAATTAAATAGGGGAGAATTGCGCAAAAGTACAACCCACCACACTACATTACACCTACGTAGCCAAGTTTTTAAGTTTTAGGTCGCAACGTGCACTGTTTTCTTACGGCAGTGTTTAAATACCCGATATACACCATTATACACCCGGTACCCAACATTACAAAACTTTAATTTTCTTTACATCAATATTTAAAAACTCgatatataatattataaatccagtatacaacattatacacttacaGTAAATAATGTATCAAtcttgtataatagtgtataagaggtAATTATGTTATGTGACGTCCCTattactactaaaaaaacaggattTTCCGACCAAAAAAAATGGcaatttccgacctcatgaggtcggttttgggcAAAAAATGACCTCAAAACCGATCTCAAAATCAGGTCGGAAAATAGTGGGTCGGAagtattaccgacctcatgaggtcggtaatgtttttttagccgggtattaattaaataaaataccgacctcattatgtcggtaaattatattaataatataatgatatgagtttaccgacctcctgaggtcggtaatttatatgaatatatgatatattgctttagataatttgcaatttctagataattttgcagaaaaccgacctcatgaggtcggtaatttgcaatttctgggaatattttgcataaaaccgacctcatgaggtcggtaatttgcaatttctggaaatattatgcataaaaccgacctcatgaggtcggtaatttgcaatttcttgaaaatttttgcagaaaaccgacctcatgaggtcggtattctgcaaAAAAATTGGTAGGATCCAGCTGCTATTCCAGCCGCCCCCCTGTCAAGAGGAAACAATTTTATATTCAACTAAAACCGGCTCAAATAGCTCCCAACAATTCACCAAAGTACTGAAAAACATAAaacattaagctacttcaacaaaCACATATATTACAACCAACAATACCtcaaattcaattcgaaactaTTTCAAAGTTGAATCAAAACGTCATTCAAACATTCCGAAGAgacattaagctacttcaacatTCGCAAACATCTAcacaacattaaactacttcacaacctttgcaaacatccacaaaacattaaactagtaGATCTACACTAAGTTAGTCTACGACATTAGactaagttagtctacaacattagactacttcaccccctcgcaaacatccacaaaacacttaCACAATCCACAAATCAACCACAACATTAACATTCAAACATGCCTTTGTTTGTTTGACACTCTATCGAACGACTCGGTATTGGAAGACGTGGCAATGGAGCGTCGCGTGGCGGGAGACGTGGCGACGGGCTTCTATCTCTAATCGCAAGGTTTTCTGGTGGTCTCTGGGAACCCCCGTCTccttagcttttttttttcttactcctATTTTCACCTGCCATCTATAGAATAATATATGTAAGTATCGcaaatataaataaatagaaaAGGATAGCTTCAAAATTTGTTTAAATA
Encoded here:
- the LOC132635469 gene encoding heavy metal-associated isoprenylated plant protein 4 isoform X2, with amino-acid sequence MSKEEKKIEVINAVYKVRLHCPKCAHDIRKPLLRTQGVHTVDVKFEKDEVTVKGAIDAKKIHQRLEKWSKKKVEIVSQAKVKEVEEVKKETIKTTTLKVYMHCNKCELDLKKRLLKHKGIHNVKTDFKAQTITVESTVLESEKVVTYVRKKFRKHAEIVKKEEEKKEVMKEKVTIEVKDTEKIVEFEEVKKVEAKTEGEIPYFVHYVYAPQWFSDENPNACSVM
- the LOC132635469 gene encoding retrovirus-related Pol polyprotein from transposon RE1 isoform X1; translated protein: MVTKSPLPHNPVTALRDPNWKMAMDDKFDALIKNKTWELVPRPPNMNVIRSMWIFTHKEKSNGDFERLKSRLVGDGKTQQVGIDCGETFSPVVKPATIRTVLSISLSKKWPIHQLDVKNAFLHGELKETVYMHQPLGFRDLTHPDYVCLLRKSLYGLKQAPRAWYKRFADYVSSLGFSNNRSDNSLFIYKKGSDMAYMLLYVDDIIFTASSDSLRCSIMALLASEFAMKDLGPLNYLLGIRVTRHKDGMFLSQRMYAEEIIDRAGMSSCKGTSTPVDTKPKVSGSSGAPYDDPNHYRSLAGDLQYLSFTRLDISCAVQQVCLHMHAPRQVHMHALKRIIRYIQGTLDYCLHLYPSSVTDLLSYTDADWGGCPDTRRSTFGYCVFLGDNLISWSSKRQPTLSRSSAEAEYGGFANVVSESCWLRNLLLELHCPIHKATMVYCDNVSAIYLLGNPVQHQRTKYIDMDIHFVRDKVARG